From Humisphaera borealis, the proteins below share one genomic window:
- a CDS encoding lysophospholipid acyltransferase family protein produces the protein MSNPSIPVPPLPPGRVFHVEGKTPFRVAHVLSRIVFTTLFDLKVYGAETFPPSGGVLVVSNHQSHLDPVILGVAIPRSLSYFAKSELFEMHPLFTRLIESLGAFPVRQTGSAAGAIKETIDRLQSGGALNIYPEGSRCTDGEIHPFEKGAALIIRKAKVPVVPVAIHGSFESFPPGTMLPKPHPIRVMFGPPMTHLHELKGEEITKVMQERVTGLYAWLRGQDPIYRERAEWAVQRRLVERAEKRRRKMKH, from the coding sequence ATGAGCAATCCATCGATCCCGGTCCCTCCGCTCCCGCCCGGACGCGTATTCCATGTGGAAGGCAAGACGCCATTCCGCGTGGCACACGTGTTAAGCCGGATTGTGTTCACGACGCTCTTTGATTTGAAGGTCTACGGTGCCGAAACGTTTCCACCGAGCGGCGGCGTACTGGTCGTTTCCAATCACCAGAGCCATCTCGACCCGGTCATTCTCGGCGTGGCGATTCCCCGGAGCCTCAGCTATTTCGCCAAGAGCGAACTCTTCGAGATGCACCCGCTGTTCACCCGACTGATCGAGTCGCTCGGCGCATTTCCCGTTCGGCAAACCGGATCGGCCGCCGGCGCGATCAAGGAGACGATCGACCGCCTGCAGTCCGGCGGCGCGCTGAACATCTACCCCGAAGGGTCTCGCTGCACCGACGGCGAAATCCATCCGTTCGAGAAAGGGGCCGCGCTGATCATCCGCAAGGCGAAGGTGCCGGTGGTGCCGGTGGCGATTCACGGCTCTTTCGAGAGTTTTCCGCCGGGAACGATGTTGCCCAAGCCGCATCCGATCCGAGTCATGTTCGGACCGCCAATGACGCACCTGCACGAACTGAAGGGGGAGGAGATCACTAAAGTGATGCAGGAGCGCGTCACAGGCTTGTACGCCTGGCTTCGCGGACAGGATCCGATCTATCGCGAACGCGCCGAATGGGCGGTGCAACGAAGGCTTGTGGAACGTGCGGAGAAGCGGCGGCGGAAGATGAAGCATTGA
- a CDS encoding GNAT family N-acetyltransferase gives MVHRIPPLTYRTIDPARDADLCAANHYDACLASFGRDCKYEGRESYLRWLTESVQIYPEGFVLAFRGERFIGQLELQVPYGMPTGYVSLFYVSPDVRGRGYGNLIHQYAEVYFRAWEARTIELDVSPQNIRAIRFYRRMGYAFADRKPGKAVGKDARLWRMTRTLDAGTPSLQD, from the coding sequence GTGGTCCACCGCATCCCGCCGTTGACGTATCGCACCATCGATCCCGCCAGGGACGCCGATCTTTGTGCCGCCAATCACTACGACGCCTGCCTGGCCAGTTTCGGCCGGGATTGCAAGTACGAGGGGCGTGAGTCTTACCTCCGTTGGCTTACCGAGTCGGTGCAGATTTATCCCGAGGGTTTCGTTCTCGCATTTCGCGGGGAGCGATTCATCGGCCAGCTCGAGTTGCAGGTGCCTTATGGCATGCCCACCGGTTATGTGAGCTTGTTCTACGTCTCGCCCGACGTGCGCGGCCGTGGGTACGGCAATCTCATTCACCAGTATGCGGAGGTCTACTTCCGGGCCTGGGAAGCGCGGACGATCGAACTCGACGTCTCGCCGCAGAACATTCGCGCAATCCGGTTCTATCGCCGCATGGGCTATGCGTTCGCGGACCGAAAGCCGGGAAAGGCCGTCGGCAAAGATGCGCGCCTGTGGCGGATGACGCGAACGCTCGACGCGGGGACGCCGAGCCTTCAGGACTGA
- a CDS encoding Dabb family protein, protein MNRMPGMQRFVSASVLAVLTVSLLLAGCGEVKSTPVTPGYLREGPAIAQARERRQGDQQRIAEERADAQQRQIAAATQAAVAQATAAQTRPIATPAARSGQISHVVVMWLKKPGDAAARKKLLDLGETFKTIPGVLDVTGGEVVKSDRAVVDSSYDIAFVVTFKDAEGLKGYGPHPVHQKAVEEVVKPNVERYIVYDFVTP, encoded by the coding sequence ATGAATCGCATGCCAGGAATGCAACGTTTTGTTTCCGCTTCAGTTCTCGCCGTGCTGACTGTTTCGCTGCTGCTGGCCGGCTGTGGCGAAGTGAAGTCCACGCCGGTGACCCCCGGCTATCTGCGGGAAGGGCCGGCGATCGCGCAGGCACGCGAGCGACGGCAGGGCGATCAGCAGCGGATTGCCGAAGAAAGGGCCGACGCCCAGCAACGGCAGATCGCGGCGGCGACACAGGCCGCCGTCGCCCAGGCGACCGCTGCCCAGACACGACCGATCGCCACGCCTGCCGCCAGGTCCGGCCAGATCAGTCATGTCGTGGTCATGTGGCTCAAGAAGCCCGGCGATGCTGCCGCCCGCAAGAAGCTGCTCGACTTGGGGGAGACCTTCAAGACGATCCCCGGCGTGCTCGATGTGACCGGCGGCGAAGTCGTGAAGTCGGACCGCGCGGTGGTCGATTCGAGCTACGACATCGCGTTTGTCGTCACCTTCAAAGACGCCGAAGGGCTTAAAGGATACGGACCGCACCCGGTTCACCAGAAGGCGGTGGAGGAAGTGGTGAAGCCGAACGTGGAGCGATACATCGTGTACGACTTCGTGACGCCGTAA
- the murI gene encoding glutamate racemase — protein MISLESHIHLAGAAVERPPSRTELEAPIVVLDSGLGGLTVARALRREMPAEQIVYFGDTARLPYGSKSPATVRQYVTQIINYLLPLRPKHVVMACNTATALALSAAVEAFPGIPISGVIEPGARAAVAAAGAKKQPIIGVLATDATVRSGAYERAILRRRQLARILIRPTPLLAPMVEEGRSCNDPLVKLALEQYLKPMVERGLDVLLLGCTHYPILRAAIEQVAGPKVLVIDSAQQSAQDVARRLRNAGMARAPRRSAEKAAVGSMRCYVSDDPDRFRLLAGRFLGEAIEPPTLVDPETLYRQVSAPMRLRPAV, from the coding sequence GTGATTTCCCTTGAAAGCCACATTCATCTGGCCGGGGCCGCCGTCGAACGGCCCCCTTCGCGCACCGAACTGGAAGCGCCGATCGTCGTCCTCGACAGCGGGCTGGGCGGCCTGACCGTCGCTCGCGCGCTCCGCCGCGAGATGCCCGCCGAGCAGATCGTCTATTTCGGCGACACCGCGCGGCTGCCGTACGGATCGAAATCCCCGGCCACGGTTCGCCAGTACGTCACCCAGATCATCAACTATCTTCTGCCCCTGCGGCCGAAGCACGTGGTCATGGCCTGCAATACCGCGACGGCGCTGGCGTTGTCGGCGGCGGTTGAGGCGTTTCCGGGGATTCCGATCTCCGGCGTGATCGAACCGGGGGCGCGAGCTGCCGTCGCGGCGGCCGGAGCCAAGAAGCAGCCGATCATCGGCGTTCTCGCGACCGATGCCACCGTCCGATCCGGCGCTTACGAACGGGCGATCCTCCGCCGACGCCAACTGGCAAGAATTCTGATTCGTCCGACACCCTTGCTGGCTCCCATGGTCGAAGAAGGGCGAAGCTGCAACGACCCGCTCGTGAAGCTGGCACTGGAACAGTACCTCAAGCCGATGGTCGAGCGCGGGCTGGACGTGCTGCTGCTGGGCTGCACGCATTACCCGATTCTGCGGGCCGCGATCGAGCAGGTTGCCGGGCCCAAGGTCCTGGTGATTGACTCGGCACAGCAGTCCGCCCAAGATGTCGCCCGCCGACTGCGGAACGCCGGCATGGCTCGTGCACCGCGACGGTCGGCGGAGAAGGCGGCTGTCGGGTCGATGCGCTGCTACGTCAGCGACGACCCTGACCGTTTCCGGCTCCTGGCAGGGCGCTTCCTGGGTGAAGCGATCGAACCGCCCACGCTCGTTGACCCCGAGACCCTGTACCGACAGGTGTCAGCGCCGATGAGGCTGCGGCCGGCCGTCTGA
- a CDS encoding cysteine desulfurase family protein — MPFGVKRPIYLDHCATTPVDERVFEAMRPYFTEVFGNAASSSHAFGQEAAAAVLRARNQVAALLGVEQDARTGAREIVFTSGATEANNLAIKGAAAASTGKGKHLITQVTEHKAVLETCQYLRDHQGYELTVLPVDRQGRVRPGDVKDAIRPDTVLVSLMWANNETGTLLPIREVGAICREHGVLLHTDATQAVGKVLIDLAADPVDLLSLSAHKFYGPKGVGALFVRRRDPHVRLVPQFHGGGHERGFRSGTLNVPGIVGLGVAADICREHLSDETARTASLRDRLEQTIQQAGGVAINGDPAGRLPNVCNLSFAGIRGDKLVAALDDVALSTGSACNSAGVEASHVLRAMGIDAQLAAQSIRLSVGRSTTIEQVDYVADKIVQVVTDLREQQTSYAVACTA; from the coding sequence GTGCCTTTCGGTGTCAAACGTCCCATCTATCTCGATCACTGTGCCACGACCCCTGTCGATGAGCGCGTGTTCGAGGCGATGCGGCCCTACTTCACCGAGGTCTTCGGTAACGCCGCCAGCTCGTCGCACGCGTTCGGTCAGGAAGCTGCCGCGGCAGTGCTCAGGGCGAGAAACCAGGTCGCGGCATTGCTTGGCGTCGAGCAGGACGCCCGCACCGGGGCGCGCGAGATCGTCTTCACCAGCGGCGCGACCGAAGCCAACAACCTCGCGATCAAGGGCGCGGCGGCAGCCTCGACCGGCAAAGGCAAGCACCTGATCACCCAGGTGACCGAGCACAAAGCGGTGTTGGAAACCTGCCAGTACCTGCGCGACCACCAAGGCTACGAACTGACGGTTCTACCGGTCGATCGACAGGGCCGCGTCAGGCCCGGCGACGTGAAGGACGCGATTCGGCCCGATACCGTGCTGGTGTCGCTGATGTGGGCCAACAACGAAACCGGCACCCTCCTGCCGATTCGAGAAGTCGGGGCGATCTGCCGCGAGCACGGCGTGCTGCTGCACACCGACGCCACGCAGGCCGTCGGCAAGGTGCTCATTGACCTTGCGGCGGACCCGGTCGATCTCCTGAGCCTCAGCGCCCATAAGTTTTATGGCCCCAAGGGCGTCGGCGCGCTGTTCGTTCGACGACGCGATCCGCACGTTCGGCTGGTGCCGCAATTCCATGGCGGCGGGCACGAACGCGGGTTCCGGTCGGGAACGCTCAACGTCCCGGGTATCGTCGGCCTCGGTGTCGCCGCCGATATCTGCCGCGAACACCTGTCCGACGAAACAGCGCGAACAGCCTCCCTCCGTGACAGGCTCGAACAAACGATCCAGCAGGCGGGCGGCGTGGCGATCAACGGCGATCCTGCCGGCCGGCTGCCCAATGTCTGTAACCTGTCGTTTGCCGGCATTCGCGGCGACAAGCTGGTCGCCGCCCTCGACGACGTCGCCCTCTCCACTGGATCGGCCTGCAACTCCGCCGGCGTCGAAGCAAGCCACGTTCTGCGGGCGATGGGGATCGACGCGCAGCTTGCGGCCCAATCCATCCGCCTGAGTGTCGGACGCAGCACGACCATCGAACAGGTGGACTACGTCGCCGACAAGATCGTTCAGGTGGTGACCGACCTCCGCGAACAGCAGACGTCCTACGCGGTTGCCTGCACGGCGTGA
- a CDS encoding c-type cytochrome codes for MRALFVIIVFAFAGIAIAQATRPAEVPPAPKDKDGKVLPTLEKLAAMKGDAKRGAAIYRDEKTVNCLRCHQIGDEGGEIGPPLTTIGEKLSRVQLLDSIVYPSNAILMGFENWFVKTKDGEVYTGLLTSETDDVLSLKDIDGKYIDVQKDQIVTKKQQPISIMPEGLNAAISQQDLVDLLEYLTTLKNQ; via the coding sequence ATGAGAGCACTCTTCGTAATCATCGTTTTCGCGTTCGCCGGAATTGCCATCGCCCAGGCGACCCGCCCGGCCGAGGTGCCGCCGGCACCGAAAGACAAAGACGGCAAGGTCCTCCCGACCCTGGAAAAACTCGCCGCGATGAAGGGCGACGCCAAGCGCGGCGCGGCCATCTACCGTGACGAGAAAACCGTCAATTGCCTCCGCTGCCATCAGATCGGCGACGAGGGGGGCGAGATTGGCCCCCCGCTGACAACCATCGGCGAGAAGCTGTCCCGTGTTCAACTGCTCGACTCCATCGTCTATCCGTCGAACGCGATCCTGATGGGGTTCGAGAACTGGTTCGTCAAGACCAAGGACGGGGAGGTCTACACCGGTCTGCTGACGAGCGAAACGGACGACGTGTTGTCGCTGAAGGACATCGACGGCAAGTACATCGACGTGCAGAAGGACCAGATCGTCACCAAGAAGCAACAACCGATCTCGATCATGCCGGAGGGGCTGAACGCGGCGATATCACAGCAAGACCTCGTGGATCTGCTGGAGTACCTGACGACGCTGAAAAATCAGTAA
- the cmk gene encoding (d)CMP kinase, with protein sequence MIITIDGPAGTGKSTVAQTIAERLGFDFLDTGAMYRAIGLEALRRQADLENHRELAFIARHAGIEFDWGHRPPIVLLKGEPVGHLLRGAEATRAASFVAVVPEIRDILVREQQRIGRNRPNLVTEGRDQGTVVFPEAGLKFFLDATAAERARRRVAQLRARGEIVDYQEILAQIEERDTRDRSRKVAPMKPADDARVIDTTALTQQQVVELIISAAQGHQSEAKASRG encoded by the coding sequence ATGATCATCACGATCGACGGTCCGGCAGGAACCGGCAAATCGACCGTCGCCCAGACCATCGCCGAGCGATTGGGCTTCGACTTCCTCGACACCGGCGCGATGTATCGCGCGATCGGGCTTGAGGCGCTGCGCCGTCAGGCCGATTTGGAAAACCACCGTGAACTGGCGTTTATCGCCAGGCACGCGGGTATCGAGTTCGACTGGGGGCACCGCCCGCCAATCGTACTGCTCAAGGGAGAGCCCGTCGGGCACCTGCTTCGCGGGGCCGAGGCGACCCGCGCGGCGTCGTTCGTCGCGGTCGTCCCGGAGATCAGGGACATCCTCGTCCGCGAACAGCAACGCATCGGTCGAAACCGGCCGAACCTGGTGACCGAAGGGCGAGACCAGGGCACGGTTGTGTTTCCAGAGGCGGGGTTAAAGTTCTTCCTGGATGCGACTGCGGCCGAGCGCGCCAGGCGACGGGTCGCGCAGCTTCGGGCGCGGGGTGAGATCGTGGACTACCAGGAAATCCTGGCACAAATCGAAGAGCGCGACACCCGCGACCGCAGTCGAAAGGTCGCCCCCATGAAACCCGCCGACGACGCCCGTGTCATCGATACCACGGCGCTGACCCAGCAACAGGTCGTAGAACTCATTATTTCGGCGGCCCAGGGGCATCAGTCCGAAGCAAAGGCCTCTCGCGGATGA
- a CDS encoding N-formylglutamate amidohydrolase, translated as MNHSKLNGLWMFIALVAGVTSLRAAEPEALVTIGKGTLPIILSSPHGGRTAIPDTPPRKGEGIQKFVAVRDDNTAELTEKLADAIEKQLGGRPYVVIARFERKFADPNRVAADAYEHPNAKTHYDAYHKAIKDAAAEVKAKWGRGLLLDIHGQAVTPDGIYRGTRDGKAVAELLKREGEAAVVGPKSLFGLLGAAGYPILPEKPPTGIGTEARYNGGYIVDAYGSHQGTAIDAIQMEFGGKLRAKDRLDKTAADVAKAVAEFSTKYLPRLGDATEKKTSK; from the coding sequence ATGAACCACTCAAAGCTCAACGGCCTGTGGATGTTCATCGCCCTGGTAGCCGGTGTCACGTCGCTTCGGGCGGCTGAACCCGAGGCACTTGTGACCATCGGGAAGGGGACGCTTCCGATCATCCTGTCGTCGCCGCACGGCGGACGCACCGCGATCCCGGATACGCCACCCCGCAAGGGCGAAGGAATCCAGAAGTTCGTCGCCGTCCGCGACGATAACACCGCCGAACTGACAGAGAAGCTCGCCGACGCGATCGAGAAGCAGTTGGGCGGTCGGCCGTACGTGGTGATCGCGCGGTTCGAGCGCAAGTTTGCCGACCCCAACCGCGTCGCCGCCGACGCCTACGAGCACCCCAACGCTAAGACGCACTACGACGCCTATCACAAGGCAATCAAGGATGCGGCGGCCGAAGTAAAAGCCAAGTGGGGCCGCGGCCTGCTTCTGGATATCCACGGGCAGGCAGTCACGCCGGACGGCATCTACCGCGGTACCCGGGACGGCAAGGCCGTGGCCGAGCTGTTAAAGCGAGAGGGGGAGGCCGCAGTCGTCGGCCCGAAGAGCCTGTTCGGCCTGCTGGGTGCCGCGGGCTATCCCATACTGCCCGAGAAGCCGCCAACCGGAATTGGCACCGAAGCGCGATACAACGGCGGCTACATCGTCGACGCCTACGGCAGCCACCAGGGCACCGCGATCGACGCCATTCAGATGGAGTTCGGGGGAAAGCTGCGGGCAAAAGACCGGCTCGACAAGACCGCGGCGGATGTTGCCAAGGCGGTCGCCGAGTTTTCGACGAAGTACCTGCCCCGGTTGGGCGACGCGACAGAAAAGAAAACGTCGAAGTAG
- a CDS encoding response regulator, with translation MSETLKDKRILLVDDDQDILTSMQAAFEPTGAIVETTNNGNKAVELNEQTNPDLIVLDMMLPGRSGFLVLEKIQQEKVKAKRPRNSPPFVIMVTGNQGGRHKMYAESLGVSEYLNKPFKMDKLIATAEKVLGASAPKA, from the coding sequence ATGAGCGAAACTCTCAAAGATAAACGCATCCTGCTCGTTGACGACGACCAGGACATCCTCACCAGCATGCAGGCGGCGTTCGAGCCGACCGGGGCAATTGTCGAAACGACCAATAACGGGAACAAAGCCGTCGAGCTCAACGAACAGACCAACCCCGACCTGATCGTGCTCGACATGATGCTGCCCGGCCGCAGCGGGTTTCTCGTGCTGGAGAAGATCCAGCAGGAAAAGGTCAAAGCCAAGCGCCCGCGCAACAGCCCGCCGTTCGTCATCATGGTGACCGGCAACCAAGGCGGCCGGCACAAGATGTATGCCGAGAGCTTGGGTGTCAGCGAGTACCTCAACAAGCCGTTCAAGATGGACAAGCTGATCGCGACCGCCGAGAAGGTGCTGGGAGCGTCGGCACCCAAGGCGTGA
- a CDS encoding PVC-type heme-binding CxxCH protein encodes MTRSRSLIGRLTAGASLALAAFLATPSIAQMAPDATLKSLKVPEGLEVTLWANEPMLVNPTNMDIDEKGRVWVLEGANYRSTFKPWGYLRPEGDRILILEDTDHDGKADKQTVFYQSKKIQAPLGISVMGNKVVVAQSPNVMVFTIDASGDKPTGEPEIVLTGFTGVDHDHGVHSGIFGPDGRFYFNSGNDGLRDVVKGADGKPIVDALGSEIGGKAKMFRGKEKEKGQQGYTDGMGFSCDLSFKTFKSLGFNFRNNYELTVDSFGTVWQSDNDDDGNQAVRINFVMEGGNFGYKGPKGFDWKRDSAAFPDQSKQEAHWHQRWPGIVPNMLNTGGGSPTGITIYEGELLPEQFRGAVIHADAGPNVIRAYIPSPSSSAPTGLMTNGKALDGATDKGAGYKAIPIELIKGEDKWFRPADVTVAPDGAVFVADWYDPGVGGHNMQDKKEGDKNPSSVNDLRGRIYRLAPKGNKPAVVKNDFDTVAGQIAALKSPNFAVRYLAYTKLAAGGADANKALDDMYKSETKPYLRARALWLLSKTADGKKHVEVALKDKDENIRITAFRAARQIGMDIPTLGTSLAGDESMGLLREVAVAMNYEPAAKAIPVLVKLAERYDGKDRWYLEAIGIGAIGKEKDFLEAWAKSSKASETALTEKLTWRMKKPDPTDKTASAK; translated from the coding sequence ATGACGCGCAGCCGTTCTCTCATCGGCCGACTGACCGCCGGCGCATCGCTGGCCCTGGCGGCGTTCTTGGCCACACCGTCGATCGCACAGATGGCCCCCGACGCCACGCTCAAGAGTCTGAAGGTCCCGGAGGGACTTGAAGTCACGCTCTGGGCGAACGAACCCATGCTCGTGAACCCCACGAACATGGACATCGACGAGAAGGGTCGCGTCTGGGTGCTGGAAGGCGCCAACTATCGCTCGACCTTCAAGCCCTGGGGATACCTGCGCCCCGAAGGCGACCGCATCCTGATCCTGGAAGACACCGACCACGACGGCAAGGCCGACAAGCAGACCGTCTTCTACCAAAGCAAGAAGATCCAGGCCCCGCTGGGCATCAGCGTCATGGGCAATAAGGTCGTCGTCGCCCAGTCGCCCAACGTCATGGTCTTCACGATCGACGCCTCCGGCGACAAGCCGACCGGCGAACCGGAAATCGTGCTCACCGGCTTTACCGGCGTCGATCACGACCACGGCGTTCATTCCGGCATCTTCGGCCCCGACGGCCGCTTCTACTTCAACTCGGGCAATGACGGCCTGAGAGACGTCGTCAAAGGTGCCGACGGCAAGCCGATCGTTGACGCCCTCGGCTCCGAGATCGGCGGCAAGGCCAAGATGTTCCGCGGGAAGGAAAAGGAGAAGGGCCAGCAAGGCTACACCGACGGCATGGGGTTCAGCTGTGACCTGTCGTTCAAGACTTTCAAGTCGCTCGGCTTCAACTTCCGCAACAACTACGAACTGACGGTCGACAGCTTCGGCACGGTCTGGCAGTCGGATAACGACGACGACGGCAACCAGGCCGTTCGCATCAACTTTGTCATGGAAGGCGGCAACTTCGGCTACAAGGGACCGAAGGGTTTCGACTGGAAGCGCGACTCGGCGGCATTCCCCGACCAGAGTAAGCAGGAAGCCCACTGGCACCAGCGGTGGCCCGGTATCGTCCCGAACATGCTCAACACCGGCGGCGGCTCGCCGACGGGCATCACGATCTATGAAGGCGAACTTCTGCCCGAGCAGTTCCGCGGCGCGGTCATCCACGCCGACGCCGGCCCGAATGTCATCCGGGCCTACATCCCCAGCCCCAGCTCATCGGCCCCAACCGGCCTGATGACCAACGGCAAAGCCCTCGACGGCGCGACCGACAAGGGTGCTGGTTACAAGGCGATCCCGATCGAGTTGATCAAGGGCGAAGACAAGTGGTTCCGCCCGGCCGATGTGACCGTCGCCCCCGATGGCGCGGTGTTCGTCGCCGACTGGTACGACCCCGGCGTCGGCGGTCATAACATGCAGGACAAGAAGGAAGGCGACAAGAACCCCAGCAGCGTGAACGACCTTCGCGGCCGCATCTACCGCCTGGCCCCCAAGGGGAACAAGCCGGCTGTCGTCAAAAACGATTTCGACACTGTCGCCGGTCAGATTGCCGCCCTGAAGTCGCCGAACTTCGCCGTCCGGTACCTGGCGTACACCAAGCTCGCCGCCGGCGGTGCCGACGCGAACAAGGCGCTCGACGACATGTACAAGTCCGAGACCAAGCCCTACCTGCGGGCCCGCGCCCTTTGGCTGCTCTCCAAGACTGCCGACGGCAAGAAGCACGTAGAGGTCGCGCTGAAGGACAAGGACGAGAACATTCGCATCACCGCGTTCCGCGCGGCTCGACAGATCGGCATGGACATCCCGACGCTGGGCACTTCGCTCGCGGGCGATGAATCGATGGGCCTGCTCCGCGAAGTCGCCGTCGCGATGAACTACGAGCCGGCGGCCAAGGCGATCCCCGTCCTGGTGAAGCTCGCCGAACGCTACGACGGCAAAGACCGCTGGTACCTCGAAGCAATTGGCATCGGCGCCATCGGCAAGGAGAAGGACTTCCTCGAAGCCTGGGCCAAGAGCAGCAAGGCGTCAGAGACGGCGTTGACCGAGAAGCTGACCTGGCGGATGAAGAAGCCCGACCCGACCGACAAGACCGCGTCGGCGAAGTAA
- a CDS encoding HEAT repeat domain-containing protein, which yields MTLQLSQSRTTLLTLSLIWAVMPGCSSSSERLIDPATEIGTSERQREWGRTLAQPLGFLEAPFVKSGHIFEDVSDAISSAPTRYALMMEDPASPDARRTGLSEMVERPFGGKPPYTTRYAQIAVEQDATGKKSDYLLRASAIRGLNRSREPGHTPLFIKALSDENDWVRLEAVKALNRLPDESAIPALLAVLTKPDENKDIRIAAAEALQHYKKLDVARVLVGLLGDREFGLAWQSHKSLTRLTGKDLGYDDKAWLSYLTGAEKPLG from the coding sequence ATGACCTTACAGCTTTCGCAATCGCGCACTACGCTCCTCACCCTTTCGCTGATCTGGGCTGTCATGCCGGGATGCTCCAGCAGCAGTGAGCGCCTAATCGACCCGGCGACGGAAATCGGCACCTCCGAGCGACAGCGAGAATGGGGCCGCACATTGGCCCAGCCGCTGGGCTTCCTCGAAGCGCCGTTCGTTAAGTCAGGACACATCTTTGAAGACGTCTCCGACGCGATCTCATCGGCACCGACACGATACGCCCTGATGATGGAAGACCCGGCGTCGCCGGACGCGCGCAGAACCGGGCTGTCAGAGATGGTCGAGCGGCCGTTCGGCGGCAAGCCGCCTTACACCACTCGTTACGCACAGATTGCCGTCGAGCAGGACGCGACGGGTAAGAAGTCTGACTACCTGTTGAGGGCATCGGCGATCCGCGGATTGAATCGGTCGCGCGAGCCGGGCCACACCCCGTTGTTCATCAAGGCACTTTCGGACGAAAATGACTGGGTTCGCCTCGAGGCGGTCAAGGCGCTCAATCGCCTGCCGGACGAATCGGCGATCCCGGCACTCCTGGCCGTGCTGACCAAGCCGGACGAAAACAAGGACATCCGAATCGCCGCCGCCGAAGCCCTCCAGCACTACAAGAAGCTGGACGTGGCGCGCGTGCTCGTCGGACTGCTGGGCGATCGCGAGTTCGGCTTGGCGTGGCAATCTCACAAGAGCCTGACCCGCCTTACCGGGAAAGACCTGGGCTACGATGATAAGGCCTGGCTCTCCTATCTGACCGGCGCGGAAAAGCCGCTGGGCTGA